CCAGTTCTCCTCATGCCCCTAAGACCTTGGTTGAACCAGATGCCGTGCAAGCCGGCTCGCACCGATAATCCCGGCGTCATTGCCAAGCTGGCCAAAGACAATCTCCAGTTTCCGACCTGAAAATATCTGGGCCCGGCTGAGCACAGTCCGCCTCACCGCAACAAGGAGCGGCCGACCCATTCCTTTGAGACCGCCGCCGATTACAATCCGCTCCGGGTCAAGGAGTGCGACCACATTAGTAAGCCCGAGCCCGAGATAGAAACCGGTTTCCTGTACAAGTTCCAGCGCCAGCTTGTCATTGCGTCTTGCAGCCCGACCAATCATCTCCGGGTTGACATTGGAAAGCCGGCCTAATGCCAGGTCGAACAGAATGCTGGGTTTTTCACCGACCCCGGCGATGAAGGACATCTGATTACGGTGTTCGGCCCGCTTGGCCTGAGCACGGAGGCGTTGCCTCGCCCGCTGCAGGATGTAACGCGCGCCGACGTACCGTTCCAAGCATCCCCGGCCGCCACAGAGACATTCCGGTCCGTCGCCGTATATCACGGTGTGTCCCAATT
This candidate division WOR-3 bacterium DNA region includes the following protein-coding sequences:
- a CDS encoding ROK family protein, translated to MTFDVGIDIGGTNIKLGLVDPRGRVVARRRLATRARRGPQQAMERIAETITNLRRFNKLRSIGVGVAGLVDHIHGIVRVPPNLPGWHGFTVKSTLEELTGLPVSCGNDANAVALGEWLFGAGRGCNNLFCLTLGTGVGGGAIVHGRLLVGANHAAGELGHTVIYGDGPECLCGGRGCLERYVGARYILQRARQRLRAQAKRAEHRNQMSFIAGVGEKPSILFDLALGRLSNVNPEMIGRAARRNDKLALELVQETGFYLGLGLTNVVALLDPERIVIGGGLKGMGRPLLVAVRRTVLSRAQIFSGRKLEIVFGQLGNDAGIIGASRLARHLVQPRS